TTAAATAGAAAAAAAGCCTCAATATATGAGGCTTTTTTAATATGTAATCAGGCTTATTTGCTCATTTGAACCAGAGATTTACCCAATAGCCACTCTAGCTCTTTAGAGCTTTCAGAACCAAATTGTGATTCAGCAAGTTTGTATAAGCGGTCAATACCATTTGCTGCAAATTCATGAGCATTTTCTGATACAACTACATGGTGGAAAAGCAAGCGTAAAATAGCTAAGAATTCTGCATTTTCCAAAGCAACAAGCCAGCTTTTTGAAAAGCCTTCAAGATCTTTATCGAACTCAATATGTTCCATAAACATTTTAAAAATGCGACCGTCTAATGCTGCGGTAAAGTCAGTTTTCTTAGGAAAGTGATGGCTAATACCAGTGCGAGAAACGCCCGTCTGTTGACTTAGAGTTGTGTAAGACATCTTGTCATAACCCAATCTCAATAGCTGGTCGATAACAGCA
Above is a window of Vibrio cortegadensis DNA encoding:
- a CDS encoding TetR/AcrR family transcriptional regulator, yielding MPKRSKEDTEITIQKIMDAVIDQLLRLGYDKMSYTTLSQQTGVSRTGISHHFPKKTDFTAALDGRIFKMFMEHIEFDKDLEGFSKSWLVALENAEFLAILRLLFHHVVVSENAHEFAANGIDRLYKLAESQFGSESSKELEWLLGKSLVQMSK